The following are encoded in a window of Brevibacillus sp. DP1.3A genomic DNA:
- a CDS encoding NUDIX hydrolase → MREISAGGVVYQKQDTEYMLLLIEDRYGKVTLAKGKQEMGETIEETALREVLEETGVAGRLGSKLDMITYVYTHPVSGESIDKEVHYYLVEAYNTEITVQLEEINDVHWHPAKEAWDLQLQRGYRNNDSIFRLAFEQLGIEV, encoded by the coding sequence ATGAGGGAGATATCGGCAGGAGGCGTTGTATACCAGAAGCAAGACACAGAGTACATGCTCCTATTGATTGAAGACCGCTATGGCAAAGTAACTCTCGCAAAAGGGAAGCAGGAGATGGGCGAGACCATCGAAGAAACGGCTCTGCGCGAAGTTTTGGAAGAAACAGGCGTAGCAGGACGATTGGGGTCCAAGCTCGACATGATCACCTACGTGTATACGCATCCGGTGTCGGGCGAATCCATCGACAAAGAAGTTCATTATTATTTGGTGGAAGCTTACAACACAGAGATCACCGTACAGCTAGAAGAAATCAATGATGTTCATTGGCATCCAGCAAAGGAAGCTTGGGATTTGCAACTGCAACGAGGATACCGTAACAATGACAGCATTTTTCGTCTTGCATTCGAACAATTAGGGATAGAGGTGTAG
- a CDS encoding LrgB family protein — translation MLSQFFAILVSVAGYKGATMINARFQRLQPLLVAVVLVWTMWWAFSGDWEAFTAGGQWISFWLGPATVALAIPLAKQIKEFAHIWRGVLLGVCAGCAVAIFVVIGVHWFLGSDELVYKSMLSKSVTTPIALELSRSIGGEPALAAFFTALTGMVGVMIARPVLKWGKITDDWAIGIAIGTSAHAIGTASLNRVSPVQTAASSVAMIVAGVITSIYLIPFSF, via the coding sequence ATGCTTAGTCAATTTTTCGCCATTTTGGTATCGGTAGCAGGGTACAAAGGTGCAACAATGATCAACGCTCGATTTCAACGATTGCAGCCTCTTCTGGTGGCTGTGGTCTTGGTCTGGACCATGTGGTGGGCGTTTAGCGGCGATTGGGAGGCATTTACTGCCGGTGGCCAGTGGATTTCCTTTTGGCTTGGCCCTGCAACGGTTGCACTCGCTATTCCGCTGGCTAAACAGATCAAGGAGTTTGCTCATATTTGGCGCGGTGTTTTGCTTGGTGTATGTGCAGGCTGTGCCGTTGCGATTTTCGTCGTTATCGGGGTTCATTGGTTTCTGGGTTCAGATGAGCTCGTATACAAAAGCATGCTTAGCAAATCCGTGACCACTCCGATTGCGTTGGAGCTGAGTCGTTCCATAGGTGGGGAACCTGCACTTGCAGCCTTTTTTACCGCGTTGACGGGGATGGTCGGTGTCATGATTGCCCGTCCTGTTCTCAAATGGGGTAAGATCACGGATGATTGGGCAATCGGGATCGCCATCGGTACGAGTGCACACGCCATTGGTACGGCTAGCTTGAACCGTGTTTCTCCTGTTCAAACGGCAGCGTCCAGTGTCGCAATGATCGTGGCAGGCGTCATTACTTCCATCTACTTGATACCATTTTCTTTCTAA
- the grpE gene encoding nucleotide exchange factor GrpE translates to MSEEKVTQDPTLEEEQVAKDADQAETSEMNWEQEAAHWQAQAEDHQNRMLRAMADMDNLRRRVRKEQEDLAKYASLKIVEELLPVLDNFERALAADKESMTVDSLLEGVSMVYRQMVQVFDKEGLAAIEAKGKTFDPHIHQAVMQTQDPEFDSGVVVAELQKGYMFKDRVVRPAMVQVNE, encoded by the coding sequence TTGAGCGAGGAAAAAGTAACGCAAGACCCGACTCTCGAGGAAGAACAAGTAGCAAAGGATGCAGACCAAGCAGAAACATCCGAGATGAACTGGGAGCAAGAGGCTGCTCACTGGCAGGCTCAGGCTGAGGATCACCAAAACCGCATGCTGCGTGCTATGGCCGATATGGATAACCTCCGCCGCCGTGTTCGCAAAGAGCAGGAAGATCTGGCTAAATACGCTTCTCTTAAAATCGTGGAAGAGCTTCTGCCAGTTCTCGATAACTTCGAGCGAGCACTTGCCGCTGACAAGGAATCCATGACAGTAGACTCCCTCTTGGAGGGTGTAAGCATGGTATACCGTCAGATGGTCCAAGTTTTCGATAAAGAAGGCTTGGCTGCAATCGAGGCAAAAGGAAAAACATTTGACCCTCACATCCACCAGGCGGTTATGCAAACACAAGACCCTGAGTTTGACTCAGGCGTTGTGGTAGCCGAGCTGCAAAAAGGATATATGTTCAAAGACCGCGTCGTTCGTCCGGCGATGGTTCAAGTGAACGAGTAA
- the dnaK gene encoding molecular chaperone DnaK has product MSRVIGIDLGTTNSCVAVMEGGEPVVIANAEGNRTTPSVVAFKNGERIVGEAAKRQAITNPDNTVISIKRHMGTAHKETLEGNAYSPEQISAMILQKLKADAESYLGQPVTQAVITVPAYFNDSQRQATKDAGKIAGLEVLRIVNEPTAAALAYGMEKTEDQTVLVFDLGGGTFDVSILELSDGFFEVKATSGDNKLGGDDFDDVVMNYLVSEFKKEHGIDLSKDRMAQQRLKDAAEKAKKDLSGVLTTTISLPFITADATGPKHLEMNLTRAKFEEISADLVERTMGPTRQALKDAGLTPSELDRVILVGGSTRIPAVQEAIKKFTGKEPHKGVNPDEVVALGAAVQAGVLTGDVKDVVLLDVTPLSLGIETLGGVFTKLIDRNTTIPTSKSQVFSTAADNQTSVEIHVLQGERQMANDNKSLGRFNLSDIPPAPRGIPQIEVSFDIDANGIVNVRAKDLGTGKEQRITITSNSGLSDDDIDRMVKDAELNAEADKQRKEQVEVRNEADQLVFTTEKTLKEVEGKIDQAEIDRANTAKDKVKAALEGGNIEEIKTAKDELSEIIQQISVKLYEQAAQAQAAQGGAEGQEPKKDNVVDADYEVVDDKK; this is encoded by the coding sequence ATGAGTCGCGTAATCGGAATTGACTTGGGAACAACCAACTCTTGTGTAGCAGTAATGGAAGGCGGAGAGCCAGTCGTTATTGCCAATGCGGAAGGTAACCGCACTACACCATCTGTAGTAGCATTTAAAAACGGCGAGCGCATCGTTGGGGAAGCGGCAAAACGCCAAGCGATCACCAATCCAGACAATACCGTAATCTCCATCAAGCGCCACATGGGTACTGCTCATAAAGAAACGCTTGAAGGGAATGCATACTCGCCTGAGCAGATTTCTGCTATGATTCTGCAAAAGTTGAAAGCAGACGCGGAAAGCTACCTTGGTCAACCTGTGACGCAGGCAGTGATTACGGTTCCAGCATACTTCAATGACAGCCAACGCCAAGCGACAAAAGACGCTGGTAAAATCGCTGGTCTGGAAGTACTGCGTATCGTGAACGAACCAACGGCAGCTGCTCTTGCATACGGTATGGAGAAAACAGAAGATCAAACCGTTCTCGTATTCGACTTGGGCGGCGGTACCTTTGACGTATCTATTCTCGAATTGTCCGACGGCTTCTTCGAAGTAAAAGCGACTTCCGGTGATAACAAGCTGGGTGGAGACGACTTTGACGATGTTGTTATGAACTACCTGGTGAGTGAATTTAAAAAAGAACATGGCATCGATCTATCCAAGGATCGTATGGCACAACAACGTTTGAAAGACGCTGCGGAAAAAGCGAAGAAAGACCTGTCCGGTGTTCTGACTACGACCATTTCTCTGCCGTTCATTACAGCAGATGCAACAGGTCCAAAACACTTGGAGATGAACCTGACTCGCGCAAAATTCGAAGAGATCTCCGCTGATTTGGTTGAGCGTACGATGGGCCCAACTCGTCAAGCGCTGAAAGACGCTGGTCTGACTCCGAGCGAACTGGATCGCGTTATCCTGGTTGGTGGTTCTACTCGTATCCCAGCGGTACAAGAAGCAATCAAGAAGTTTACAGGGAAAGAACCACATAAAGGTGTAAACCCAGACGAAGTAGTAGCACTGGGAGCGGCTGTTCAAGCAGGCGTACTGACTGGTGACGTGAAAGACGTCGTTCTTCTCGACGTAACTCCACTGTCTCTCGGTATCGAAACATTGGGTGGCGTATTCACCAAGCTGATCGATCGTAACACGACGATCCCAACAAGCAAATCCCAAGTGTTCTCTACAGCTGCTGACAATCAAACATCTGTAGAAATCCACGTTCTCCAAGGTGAGCGTCAAATGGCGAACGACAATAAATCTCTCGGTCGCTTCAACCTGTCCGATATCCCGCCAGCGCCACGCGGCATCCCGCAAATCGAAGTTTCCTTCGATATTGACGCGAACGGTATCGTAAACGTACGTGCAAAAGATCTGGGTACAGGTAAAGAGCAACGTATCACGATCACTTCTAACTCGGGTCTGTCCGACGATGATATCGATCGCATGGTAAAAGATGCTGAGTTGAATGCAGAAGCGGACAAACAACGCAAAGAGCAAGTAGAAGTTCGCAACGAAGCTGACCAACTCGTATTCACGACTGAGAAAACACTGAAAGAAGTAGAAGGCAAGATCGACCAAGCTGAAATCGATCGCGCTAACACTGCGAAAGATAAAGTGAAAGCTGCTCTGGAAGGCGGCAACATCGAAGAGATCAAGACAGCGAAAGATGAACTGTCCGAGATCATCCAACAAATTTCGGTGAAGCTCTATGAGCAGGCTGCTCAAGCACAAGCAGCTCAAGGCGGCGCTGAAGGTCAAGAGCCGAAGAAAGACAATGTCGTTGATGCTGACTACGAAGTGGTAGACGATAAAAAGTAA
- the mtaB gene encoding tRNA (N(6)-L-threonylcarbamoyladenosine(37)-C(2))-methylthiotransferase MtaB, whose protein sequence is MSTVAFHTLGCKVNSYETEAIWQLFKADGYERVDFEQDEADVYVINTCTVTNTGDKKSRQVIRRAIRRNPEAIVAVTGCYAQTSPSEIAQIPGVDIVVGTQGREKLIEYVDQIRTERTPINAVGNIMKAREFEELDVPNFTDRTRASLKIQEGCNNFCTFCIIPWARGLMRSRKPESVVEQAQKLVEAGYLEIVLTGIHTGGYGEDLEDYNLAKLLIDLHQVEGLKRIRISSIEASQITDEVIEVINNSDRVVRHLHVPLQAGDDEVLKRMRRKYTTAEFYERMVKVREALPGAAITTDVIVGFPGETEEQFWNGYEFMKKIGFAEMHVFPYSMRTGTPAARMTDQIPDEEKNERVAKLLELNQELTLAYSTKFVGDVLEVIPERPYKEAPDSGLLMGYSDNYLNVVFPGDESMIGKICKVRLDEPGSEYCKGTFVRVVETEALPYLKERAI, encoded by the coding sequence ATGTCTACCGTTGCTTTTCATACATTGGGCTGTAAAGTAAACAGCTATGAAACAGAGGCCATCTGGCAATTGTTCAAGGCAGACGGCTACGAGAGAGTTGACTTTGAACAAGATGAAGCAGATGTTTACGTCATTAATACTTGTACGGTTACGAACACGGGAGATAAGAAGAGCCGCCAAGTGATTCGTCGTGCGATTCGCCGTAATCCTGAGGCGATTGTTGCCGTAACTGGCTGCTATGCGCAAACCTCTCCAAGTGAGATTGCGCAAATTCCCGGTGTAGATATCGTAGTTGGTACACAAGGGCGCGAAAAGCTGATCGAGTACGTGGATCAAATTCGTACAGAACGCACGCCGATCAACGCAGTAGGCAACATTATGAAAGCTCGCGAATTCGAAGAGCTGGATGTTCCTAACTTTACGGATCGCACACGTGCTTCCCTCAAGATTCAAGAGGGCTGCAACAACTTTTGTACGTTTTGTATTATTCCTTGGGCGCGCGGTCTGATGCGTTCCCGCAAACCGGAAAGCGTCGTCGAACAGGCTCAAAAGCTGGTGGAAGCAGGCTATCTGGAAATCGTTTTGACTGGGATTCATACGGGTGGATACGGCGAGGATTTGGAAGACTACAATTTGGCCAAGCTGTTGATTGACCTTCATCAAGTGGAAGGCCTCAAGCGCATCCGCATCAGTTCGATCGAAGCGAGCCAAATCACCGATGAAGTGATCGAGGTCATCAATAACTCTGATCGTGTCGTGCGCCATCTGCATGTACCGCTGCAAGCGGGCGATGACGAAGTGTTGAAACGCATGCGCCGCAAGTATACGACTGCTGAGTTTTACGAAAGAATGGTCAAAGTACGCGAAGCATTGCCAGGAGCAGCGATTACAACAGACGTCATCGTAGGCTTCCCGGGTGAGACCGAAGAGCAATTCTGGAACGGATACGAGTTTATGAAGAAAATCGGTTTTGCCGAGATGCACGTATTCCCGTACTCCATGCGTACAGGTACACCAGCAGCGCGTATGACAGATCAAATTCCTGATGAGGAAAAGAACGAGCGCGTAGCGAAGCTTCTGGAGCTCAATCAGGAATTGACCTTGGCATACTCCACGAAATTCGTAGGGGATGTACTGGAAGTCATTCCGGAGCGTCCATATAAAGAAGCACCTGATAGCGGTCTTCTGATGGGCTATTCGGACAACTACCTGAACGTCGTCTTCCCTGGCGATGAGAGCATGATCGGCAAGATTTGCAAGGTCAGACTGGATGAACCAGGCTCGGAATACTGCAAAGGGACTTTTGTTCGCGTAGTAGAAACAGAGGCGCTGCCTTACCTGAAGGAGCGAGCTATATGA
- the deoC gene encoding deoxyribose-phosphate aldolase: MNMNKYIDHTLLKPDATQEMIDKLCQEAREHDFMSVCVNPYWVKRSAELLAGSDVKVCTVIGFPLGASTIESKAAETRDVIAKGATEVDMVLNVGALKSGDLETVKKDIAAVKQAAGDILLKVILETCLLTEEEKVVACKLSVEAGADYVKTSTGFSTGGATVEDIALMRKIVGPNVGVKASGGVRDGEAAVAMIEAGASRVGTSSGVSIVTGAKTTGSGY; encoded by the coding sequence ATGAACATGAACAAATATATCGACCACACACTGTTGAAGCCTGATGCTACACAAGAGATGATTGACAAGCTGTGCCAAGAAGCAAGAGAGCACGACTTCATGTCTGTATGCGTAAACCCTTATTGGGTAAAACGCTCTGCTGAACTCCTGGCAGGCTCTGATGTGAAAGTGTGCACGGTTATCGGATTCCCTCTGGGAGCGAGCACTATCGAGTCAAAAGCAGCCGAAACCCGCGATGTGATTGCAAAGGGAGCGACTGAGGTAGATATGGTACTGAACGTAGGTGCCCTGAAATCCGGCGATCTGGAAACTGTCAAAAAAGACATCGCTGCTGTGAAGCAAGCTGCTGGCGATATTCTCTTGAAGGTGATTCTGGAAACTTGCCTTTTGACCGAAGAAGAAAAAGTAGTCGCGTGCAAGCTCTCCGTAGAGGCTGGTGCTGATTACGTAAAAACCTCCACAGGATTTTCAACAGGTGGAGCAACGGTTGAAGATATCGCCCTGATGCGTAAAATTGTAGGACCAAATGTAGGCGTAAAAGCGTCTGGTGGTGTTCGTGACGGCGAAGCAGCGGTTGCGATGATCGAAGCAGGCGCGAGCCGTGTCGGTACGAGTTCCGGTGTTTCCATTGTAACTGGAGCAAAAACAACAGGCAGCGGATACTAA
- a CDS encoding CidA/LrgA family protein — MKFVKGIVILLAFYGVGVAASKWLHIPLPGNLVGMLLLTLGLCMGWIRMDWVEQAGTFLIRHMLLFFVPIIVGVASYLNVFTQNPLPIILSMVLGPLLVMLVTGVVVQWYLKHHKQKSESSLQQEGRTLDA, encoded by the coding sequence ATGAAATTTGTTAAGGGAATCGTCATCCTGTTGGCTTTTTATGGGGTAGGCGTAGCTGCGAGCAAATGGCTGCATATTCCCCTGCCCGGTAACCTGGTGGGAATGCTGCTGTTAACACTGGGACTGTGTATGGGATGGATACGAATGGATTGGGTGGAACAAGCCGGTACTTTTTTGATTCGACATATGTTGCTCTTTTTCGTACCGATCATTGTCGGAGTTGCTTCCTATTTAAACGTATTCACGCAAAATCCATTGCCAATCATACTATCGATGGTTCTCGGTCCATTGCTAGTCATGCTTGTGACTGGTGTGGTTGTACAATGGTATTTGAAGCATCATAAACAAAAATCAGAATCGTCCTTGCAGCAAGAGGGGAGGACTCTGGATGCTTAG
- a CDS encoding 16S rRNA (uracil(1498)-N(3))-methyltransferase yields MQRYFVEPHSFTENELTIVGDDVHHIVNVMRAREGEEIIVSDGAGKSARAKLVYLSAKEVRAEVMEMLQEERELPIRVTIGQGLPKGEKLEWILQKGTELGAYSFFPFSSERTIVKLDAKKEAKKLERWRKIVKEAAEQSHRAVLPELLSPVSFREILQASQSYTHCAIAYEKEGSTTIHQVLEEMTAGDSLLVLVGPEGGFSPEEVAQAESKGFLTVSLGPRILRTETASQYVLACASYQFEREASSLRKG; encoded by the coding sequence ATGCAACGATATTTTGTCGAGCCACATTCCTTTACTGAGAATGAGCTAACGATTGTCGGAGACGATGTACATCATATCGTAAATGTAATGCGTGCTCGGGAAGGCGAAGAAATCATCGTTTCTGATGGAGCGGGCAAGTCGGCACGGGCCAAGCTTGTCTATCTTTCTGCCAAGGAAGTACGGGCAGAAGTAATGGAAATGCTTCAAGAAGAACGAGAACTGCCGATCCGAGTCACAATTGGTCAGGGGCTTCCAAAAGGTGAGAAGCTGGAGTGGATTTTGCAAAAGGGGACGGAACTTGGGGCGTACTCTTTTTTTCCGTTTTCTTCTGAGCGAACCATTGTAAAGCTGGACGCCAAAAAAGAAGCGAAAAAACTGGAGCGTTGGCGCAAAATTGTCAAGGAGGCTGCTGAACAGTCTCATCGTGCTGTTTTGCCAGAGCTTTTATCTCCTGTTTCATTTCGTGAGATACTTCAAGCTAGCCAGTCGTATACTCATTGCGCAATTGCCTATGAAAAAGAAGGCAGTACAACGATTCATCAAGTGCTAGAAGAGATGACTGCGGGCGATTCACTTCTCGTCCTCGTTGGACCGGAGGGAGGCTTCTCCCCTGAGGAAGTGGCCCAAGCAGAGAGCAAAGGGTTCCTGACGGTTTCCCTCGGCCCGCGCATTTTGCGCACGGAAACGGCAAGCCAGTACGTTTTGGCCTGCGCTTCCTATCAGTTTGAACGAGAGGCTTCATCACTTCGCAAAGGATGA
- the dnaJ gene encoding molecular chaperone DnaJ has protein sequence MKRDLYEVLGVAKEADADEIKKAYRKLARQYHPDVNKEADAEEKFKEVKDAYDILSEPQKRAQYDRFGHQDPNQGFGGGGFDGSGMGGFGDIFDMFFGGGGRRSNPNAPRKGSDLQFGLSIDFIDAIFGKETDVEIPKEAECDTCLGSGAKPGSGVDTCKTCSGTGQQEVVANTPFGRIVNRRVCSTCEGKGKVVKEKCSTCRGSGRVKIRRKIHLNIPAGVDDGAQLRVTGEGEPGANGGPSGDLYVVLRVKSHEFFEREGNDIYCEVPLTYAQAALGDEIEVPTVDGRVKLKIPAGTQTETFFRLRGKGVPHLRGNGRGDQHVKVRVITPTKLSDKQKELLRELAELSGEKPGQHGGEDESFFEKMKRAFRGE, from the coding sequence ATGAAACGTGATTTATACGAGGTTCTTGGCGTAGCAAAGGAAGCGGACGCTGATGAAATCAAAAAAGCGTATCGCAAGCTGGCACGTCAGTACCATCCCGATGTAAATAAAGAGGCTGACGCGGAAGAAAAGTTCAAAGAAGTAAAGGATGCGTACGACATCCTGTCCGAGCCACAAAAGCGTGCGCAATATGACCGTTTCGGTCACCAAGACCCGAATCAGGGCTTCGGTGGCGGAGGTTTTGATGGGTCAGGCATGGGCGGCTTCGGAGATATTTTTGATATGTTCTTCGGTGGTGGCGGCAGACGTTCGAATCCAAATGCACCGCGCAAAGGATCTGACCTGCAATTTGGCCTCAGCATTGACTTTATCGACGCGATTTTTGGAAAAGAAACCGACGTGGAAATTCCAAAAGAAGCAGAATGCGATACATGCCTTGGTTCTGGCGCGAAGCCTGGTTCCGGTGTCGATACATGTAAGACTTGTAGTGGTACAGGACAACAAGAAGTGGTGGCGAACACACCATTCGGCCGAATCGTCAATCGCCGTGTTTGCTCGACTTGCGAAGGCAAAGGGAAAGTTGTCAAAGAAAAATGTTCAACTTGCCGAGGCAGTGGACGTGTCAAAATACGCCGCAAAATTCATCTCAACATCCCAGCGGGTGTGGACGATGGAGCACAATTGCGCGTAACAGGTGAGGGAGAACCGGGCGCAAACGGTGGACCTTCTGGAGATTTGTACGTCGTATTGCGTGTGAAGAGTCATGAGTTTTTTGAGCGTGAAGGAAATGATATTTACTGTGAGGTTCCGCTTACTTACGCACAGGCAGCACTTGGAGATGAGATCGAAGTGCCGACTGTCGATGGTCGCGTGAAGTTGAAGATCCCGGCGGGTACCCAAACAGAAACATTCTTCCGCTTGCGTGGAAAAGGTGTTCCGCATTTGCGTGGAAACGGCCGTGGTGATCAGCATGTGAAAGTGCGCGTCATTACGCCGACCAAGCTGAGCGATAAACAAAAGGAATTGTTGCGTGAGCTCGCCGAACTGTCTGGAGAAAAGCCAGGACAGCATGGGGGAGAAGACGAAAGCTTTTTCGAAAAAATGAAACGGGCATTCCGCGGCGAGTAA
- the prmA gene encoding 50S ribosomal protein L11 methyltransferase — MKWSEISIHTTAEATEAVSSLLYELGANGVVIEDPEVLYREWDTPFGEIYQLSPDDFPAEGVFVKAYLPVDSSELLDVVEELKEQLAQLIEYGLDIGKASIAVNDVHEDEWAHAWKKYYKPVHVSDRMTIKPVWEEYEPKHPDEIIIEMDPGMAFGTGTHPTTILCLRALEKYMAKGDQVYDVGTGTAILSIAAIKLGAKDVLAMDLDEVAVRSAQANTELNGVHEHINVRQNNLLDGIEEQVEVVVANILAEVIVRFTDDVFRVLKPGGTFISSGIIAAREADVKAALAASSLEVVETIFIDDWVAIVAKKR; from the coding sequence GTGAAATGGTCAGAAATCAGTATCCATACTACAGCGGAGGCTACGGAGGCGGTGTCAAGCCTCTTGTATGAGTTGGGTGCCAATGGTGTCGTAATTGAAGACCCGGAGGTGCTTTATCGTGAGTGGGATACCCCCTTTGGCGAAATCTACCAGCTTTCTCCTGATGATTTTCCAGCCGAGGGCGTATTCGTTAAAGCATACCTGCCGGTTGACAGCAGCGAGTTGCTTGACGTTGTAGAAGAGCTGAAAGAGCAATTGGCGCAGTTGATCGAGTACGGTCTGGATATCGGTAAGGCATCCATTGCTGTAAACGATGTCCACGAAGATGAATGGGCCCACGCCTGGAAAAAATATTACAAACCGGTTCATGTGTCTGATCGCATGACCATTAAGCCAGTCTGGGAAGAGTACGAGCCGAAGCATCCAGATGAGATCATTATCGAGATGGACCCAGGCATGGCGTTTGGAACAGGTACACATCCGACGACCATCCTTTGTCTGCGTGCACTCGAGAAGTATATGGCAAAAGGCGACCAAGTGTATGATGTTGGGACAGGCACAGCTATTTTGAGTATTGCTGCTATCAAGCTCGGAGCAAAAGATGTGCTAGCGATGGACTTGGATGAAGTAGCCGTACGCTCTGCACAGGCCAATACCGAATTGAATGGTGTGCATGAGCATATCAACGTGAGACAAAACAACTTGCTAGACGGCATCGAAGAGCAGGTGGAAGTGGTCGTGGCTAACATTTTGGCAGAAGTCATCGTGCGTTTCACCGACGATGTATTCCGGGTGTTGAAGCCAGGTGGCACCTTTATCTCGTCAGGTATTATTGCTGCACGTGAAGCGGATGTGAAAGCGGCGTTGGCGGCTTCAAGTCTTGAGGTCGTGGAAACCATTTTCATCGATGACTGGGTAGCAATTGTAGCAAAAAAACGATAG
- the hrcA gene encoding heat-inducible transcriptional repressor HrcA encodes MLSDRQQMILNAIVDNYIHSAEPVGSRTISKREDIGFSSATIRNEMSDLEELGYLEQPHTSAGRVPSTKGYRFYVDNLIQPHLLEDAELGKLKQLFAERILHAEQVVEYTAQILSQLTNYTAIVLGPEIFEHRLKHIQIVPLNAAQAVAIVVTHTGRVENKLIDLPEGIGAGEIERLVNLLNAKLSDVPLWQLRQRLYQEISGEMQRHTEQYEEILQLLNNSLTQEEERVYLRGATKIMNQPEFRDVDKVKDILELLEQHDQLMNVIGMQGDGLTVRIGQENQLDAIKQCSIITTSYSLGGKPVGMVGILGPTRMEYGKVITVLNHLAEGLSRMLTSQFEK; translated from the coding sequence ATGTTATCAGACCGTCAACAAATGATTTTAAATGCGATTGTCGATAATTACATTCATTCTGCCGAACCTGTTGGCTCCCGAACCATTTCCAAACGGGAGGACATCGGATTCTCTTCAGCAACGATACGCAACGAGATGTCTGACTTGGAAGAGCTGGGGTACTTAGAACAGCCCCACACATCGGCGGGACGTGTTCCTTCTACAAAAGGATATCGCTTCTACGTTGATAACTTGATTCAGCCTCATCTTTTGGAGGATGCTGAGTTGGGTAAACTAAAACAGTTGTTTGCCGAACGTATTCTCCACGCAGAACAAGTGGTAGAGTACACTGCCCAAATTCTCTCTCAGCTGACAAACTACACGGCGATTGTCTTGGGTCCAGAGATTTTTGAGCATCGGTTAAAACATATTCAAATCGTTCCTCTCAATGCTGCACAGGCTGTCGCGATTGTGGTGACGCATACCGGACGAGTGGAGAACAAGCTGATCGATCTTCCAGAAGGGATTGGTGCTGGGGAAATCGAGAGACTCGTCAATCTGTTGAATGCAAAGCTGTCCGACGTGCCACTATGGCAACTTCGGCAACGTCTTTATCAAGAGATTTCCGGTGAAATGCAGCGTCATACGGAGCAGTATGAAGAGATTCTTCAGCTCCTCAACAACTCGCTGACACAAGAAGAAGAACGAGTATACTTACGCGGTGCGACCAAGATCATGAACCAGCCGGAATTCCGAGACGTAGATAAAGTCAAGGATATTCTCGAGCTATTAGAGCAGCACGATCAACTGATGAATGTGATCGGCATGCAGGGTGATGGTCTCACGGTACGCATCGGACAGGAAAACCAGCTAGACGCGATTAAGCAATGCAGTATTATTACCACTTCTTATTCGCTTGGAGGCAAGCCAGTAGGAATGGTGGGGATACTTGGGCCGACACGAATGGAATACGGCAAGGTCATTACTGTGCTCAACCATTTGGCGGAAGGCCTATCGCGCATGCTGACTTCGCAGTTTGAGAAATAA